From Platichthys flesus chromosome 19, fPlaFle2.1, whole genome shotgun sequence:
AATATTGGGTGCAGGTGCTATTATAGGCCCCTATACTTGAGACTTTTAAAATTAAGGTGAAACGTGCGAAAGCCATTAACACTGTCACAAAATATGATAAATTACTACAGATTAATACACAGTCAGTACTGCAGCTTATTTCCATTATCAGCAGATTATTGACtcaattatttgattatttgccTCGGCTATAAAATGTCAGGGAATTTTGAGAAGGGCCTGTTGAATCTTTCTGTGTCTTCAGAAGCGTTGTTTAGTCTGAGTAGAAAAATCCACCCAATTAATTTCATTATATCATCATATATGACAAACGAATTTGAATAATATGATTATAACATGAAACCAGTACATGATTTGGGATTGTTGCTTCAAAAAGTTTTAAGACAATTAATTAcacttattatatatattttttaatgatctCATGGTATCAGCTCTATATACAGCAGCTAGGTAAGATTATTCCATCCTGAACCAGCTGGCATATGAATGCAGTGCTACTAATGATCCAATAATATAACATGATCAAGCTGCATAATAAGTAGTATCGTTATTTTCGTAGGTTTGTTGCAAAACAGATGCAACATTatcacagattattattataatttttttgtcctttgtgattattttcttttatgcttttgtttgtattgtatgttttcttttgttttggtctgTGTGATGAAagttaaatgtaattaaaaaaaaaggaattacCACAGAGACATGGAAAACATCTGCAAACACGCAAAGTGtccagaaagagacaaaacaactgCGGAAAGAAACAAATTGACCAAAGCTTGTTGAAACGGAAAAACAACCCTGAACAACTCTGCGGTTTTCTCTTATTGTGTTCGTGTCAGTTGGAGGGTGGGTGTCCATGGGAAGAACAGATCTATTAAATACAGATGGAATAAAGTCATAAAAGCATTTCACACCTTAAAAGATGTAATAAAAGTCTTTGAACTGAGGAACAATATCGACATGCGGTATATTTGAAGTTTGTTTGATACAGGGCTGTAATCTTCTAAAATCAATgattgtgtctttatttttttgtagATTCGGTCTTGGATAAAGCTCTGAGCAgcacaatatgaaaacattgaCATCAGACTGATGATCAAAGGTCATGACTTCTACCACCACCATCTGAGCTCTGTGTTCAAAATCATCCCtttgtttccttttccctcTTTGAAAAGGTTCACATCCCGTCACCTCCAGCTGAACTCTCAGGTGCAGAATGGAGACTGAAGTGACAGTGTCCTCCTCATCCAGCGGCGTCACGCCCTCCGCTCCGCAGACGTTGACCACTCCGGCCAACCTGGCAGCAAAACAGCGAGACGGCAGGAAAAGCTCATCCACGACGCCATCCTTCCTCTCCAACCTGGGGAGGGCCACCCTGCGCGGCATCCGCAAGTGTCCACAGTGTGGCGTCTATAACGGCACCCGAGGGCTCAGCTGCAAGAACAAGGCCTGCGGGGTATCGCTCCGAAATGCCTCAGCGGGAGGTAGAACCAGGAAGAAATGTGCGGTGGAGGTGGTGAAGGTGATAATAGACAGCGAGGAGAGGGTTGGGAAGGAGCGCGACGGGGGAGGAGTCCTGGGCGGCGGCTCAGGCGGAGGAGTCcaggtgttttcagtgtgtcacagagggagaggagccaCGGCTACCCAGCTGGGCTTCGTTGAGCTTGTCCCTACCGACACTGCCATAGCAACTGGTGACGGCGCCACCCTGCTGACCCGCATCAACCTGGGCCGCTGCTTTCTGCCCTCTTGCAggcagggtcaaaggtcaaatcagGGCGAGGCAGAATCAGGGGCGGCCAACTCCAAGCAGTCTTCCGACAGCCTCTGCGTCCACATCAAACAAGCCATAGAGTGTCAGAGCCGCGCGACCCCGCTGACCTTAAAGAGCTCCGTGCTGGAGGGTTTGCAGGCCTCCATCCAGGCCAGGGAGGAGCTCTGGAGGCTGGCCACAGAGTCCCCGGGCCCCCTGGTGCAGCGCGTTTCCAAAGACACACTGGTGGTGAAGTGCCACACGGATTCCCATCATCCCCTGGGCCTCCTGCATCTCACCGTGGGTGCCGCCGGACTGTCCGAGGTTTCCAAGAGCGAGAGGAAGGGCAGAGAGATGCAGCAGCACAGCTTTTTCCACTGTGCCTGccagatcagcagcagcagcagcagcagcagcaggaggaacaaACCTGGTGTTGATGGAGCAGGTGGAGCCTCCAGCTTTCACTCTCCTCCCAGCTCGGCCACACCACAACCCTGCCTTCACTTCTACGCCTGTGTGTGCGCCTTCGCCAGCGACGAGAAACTGGCTGCGGATTTCGCTCCTTTCATCGGCTACACGCCCAGTGGTACGCTAGCTTTACGGTGACCTGTTTGAAAGGAATAGCTGAACAATCGTCAGACACTTCCTTTGACTTATTCTGTTTGTGCCTGTGTTTCTCtcattgtttttcctctcagctgTGCAGCAAAGTTCTCCCAGTGGCTCAGCGGGTCACAGCGAGAAGCCCCTGCAGCATCAGGCCGAAGTAGCCAGCTCTCATCACAAAGCAAAGAAAGTTCGCCTGGAGGAATCTCTCTCTGGTGATTTCCTCTTAATGCCCCCTGACAGACTTGCTACAGAGCGTCAACCACTCAGAAATGCAGGATGAGTCTGCAGCGCATGTTTGTCTGAATCTTCATAGTCCTtccttctgtttctgtttctgtctgatcCTTCCCGACTTGTCCTTCTTCTCATTTCCTGCCTCTGTGCGCCCCCCCTCAGCGCCCCCTGCCTCTGGCtcggggagagagggagcgtcAGCCTCCAGCCTGAGGAGAGCTGGTCAGAGGAGAACCCCCCAGTGGGCTGGTGGGCTGAAGGTTTCAGGTGCTGCCTCCCCCTAGTGAGCCCACGCCCACGCCCACACCCTCTATCGCCTTCTCACCTCCCTGCTGCTTGAAATCTGACCATTACATCATCTCAGACATCTGCTTTTATCTTTATCATCCCTCTGTCTATTCCTGCAGCACTAATCCTCATCCACTTCTGAAAAGAACTGACACAACCAAAGTATCTGCAGATCTTCTTCCAGAAAAGAGCCCTGCAAACCTCTTAAATATATTGCTAGCCTTCTATAGACAAGGAGATTATGTGTGTCTGCTAGTCAGCAGGATAATGCAAGGTGGATTACCAAAACACTAGAGGGATGTGGtttgagtcagggaagaaccaattCAATTTTGGTTTTGGCCCAGATCAATATCTTTCAATgctaaagaaaagaagaaaaaaatcctagatctgcaccaaacttgaATGGGTTCTTCTACAGATTGTATTTTAGCCCTCCACAAAAAGTAGTGGAAATGGTTCAGAATTATTTAAAGATTAGATCGTGTAATATTCAAGGTTAATATTGGGATGTATTAACAAAAAAGTGATATCAGTGTCAGTAAATAATCTGTACTTTCTCCATGTTAACcattaatattttcatactTTAGCTTCCATGACCCTAAGAATAACTTCGGGCCTTTAAATTAATCTTTGAGTAATTTTAGACAAAATATCTTGATGCtagaaagaaagacaataatGAATGTGAGCTTGTTGTGCTGCTTGATCAtctgatctgtgtgtttatgccTCAGGGGGTTCGCAGGTTGTGGACGAGCGCACAGTGACCTTGGGTTTCCATCAGTGGCTGGCCAGTGTCACAGAGAGGATCCACCAGACCATGCACTACCAGTTCGATGGTAAACCTAAAGAAAATTGAAATCCTGCATATTGGAACCAGTTAGATATGAAGCTCTAATAACTTTGTTCTCAGCAAAGCAACTGAGATGTTGTTAAGTAAACAAAGTTCAcagtgaaatgttgtttttgtcgtttATCCTTCAGGGAAACCACAACCTCTGGTGTACCACATTCCTCAGGAGTTCTTCAACGCGTTGCAGCAGCGTCTGTCGCTCGGAtcgaagaagaggaggctgccAAACTTCACAACAGGTGGGAAAACTTACAGTAAAGTAATACCCGTGCATTGATGCATCAGTATCAACAATCTGACAATACCATATACATCAGTCACAGTGGACAATTCTCTACTCTCTCCCATGCATGATTTAGCATTGTTATATCGGTGTGTAAAGCAACacaattttgttgtttttaacctCACAATAACagctttaaaatattttcagtAGTATACCAACCTATAATTCAGAGAATTGCATTTCTTCCTTTGCCACAGTGCTCCCCGGACGCCTGGAATAGCTCTTTGTAACTCTACCGCACCAACCAGAGCATGAGATGTGAGCTGGAGTACACAGTTAGCTATTAGACAAAGCTAGCTCAGTATTCTCAGTATGTACTGAGGACAGTAAAcattttatggatgttttaattgGCTGGTGATTTGTCCCAGTGCTGCTTATAGTCACTGAAGGTAGTTTTCAAATTTTCGAATTTGCATTATTATGAAGCATGTGGGATACATATAGTatctgtatgtatatatatagtagcTTATATAAAACATACACATGTGTGCCGCTGTGTATGAAGAGAGAGTCAAACCCGAATTTACACAAGAGCAAATCtaacattgtgttgctttaagagCAGGATCTGAATTCATATTCCAACACTGGATAAACAGACCCCGAACACGTAAATAAATATGGCCCctcttctttgtgtcttttttgtgtGGACGTCAGCCTCTGTGAGAAACGATGGACTTCCTCTCGGCTCCTTCTCCAAGTACACCTGGCACATCACCAACCTCGTGCAGGTCAAACGCCTCTTCGACACGCCAGAGGTAAACTCCTCATTGTGTCTTATGCCAGGGTGTGAGTTCCACTGAGGTTGAGGGGACATGTCCCCATCTCTTTTCATCCTGTGTCCTGTGCTTTCTGAATCAGACTGACAACGCTGCTGCTGCCAAAATCTAGATGAAGAtgaatcaatttaaaaatagCATTCATCTACTTTGCCTTCAAATAAGACTCCAGCATAATatgtaaaacactttttaagcCCTGGGCAGATGAATTGCATTATGTTGTTACTTTGTTAATGAATTTCAATTATTATGCTTCTGTTATCTCATCTGAATGAGTTGCTGTATTTGtgcttttaatacattttggaGAAACAACTTCATACTTTCAGACTGTTTCAGGTATTGTGAGTGGAGTGAAACTGTGATTTCGGTGACCTTGCCActctcatctcttcttctctctctctctctctctctctcctcactatCTGCCCTCCAGCTGCCTCTGGAGGTCTATCAGAGTTTTGTGAAAAACATAGATGGCTCTTATTCCCGTTTTCGCTGTCCCGAGCCTCTTCCCGAGCCAGAACTACCAGAGGGTTACAGGACAGATCGTCCGCAGGCCATACGACCCATGGAGCTCCGCACCTTCCTCAAAGTCGGTGAGTGACCGGATCCAGCTGTGATACCTACGATTGTATAGCTGCACACGTTCACACTGTGGTTCTCTCTGCCAGGACCCGGCATGTCGGCAGATCAGAAGGAGGCCAGTCCCTTTGTGATCGAGTGGATCCCGGAGGTTCTCCCTCGCTGTCAGATGGGAGAGCTCAGGATCAGCTTTGAGTTCGGCCACCAGAAGAGCGGTCAGCCGGAGAGCCAATGTGAGAAAATATGCATGCCGGAGAAAGGGGCGCGCAACAAGTCCGAGTCCACCCAATTGAAACACTCAAAGGCTGTGGACGTCCTTCAGGTGGTCGTCTAGAcgtcctccagcctcctccttaTAACACTGTGTTAACATCTCCTGATTTTAACTGCAACGTGTCTGAAAGAGatgaaatatagaaatatatctGACTCATATATCCATGTTATATTATGCAAGATGTGGATAATCGTCCGCAGCCCCCGTCAAGTAATATAATATTGTTTAACAGTATTAGTTTGTTGTGGAGTCCTCATGTTAATGCCTTTTCCCTAATGCTGAATATGCACAAAGTAAAGAAGCTAAAGaaactatatatttaaaagttattttttatatatgtcaAAGACGGATCATATGACCAGCTGAGAGCATTGTAGAATCGTGTGTTTAAAACTAAAGGGAATAGACTAGATAACTTTTCCTAACAGTGTGAAAACCTACGTGTACGTTTAAACTTTCAAAGATagaattttttgtttgttttctatgtaaagattaagaaaataaattgcaTTCAATGGACAAAGATGTGTGTTGAATATTTCCATTTAAATGCAACTGCACTACATCTCCCGGCTTTACAGATAACATTCAATGTATGAACAAATATGATATtcttataaaacatgtttttaattgtaCCTAAGTTCTTTGGTGAATTAGATGAGGATCAGTGCATTTGGGAAATAGAACTAATATATAAAGTAACAGATTATACAGTTGAGAGAATATATTCAGTGAAATGCATTGCACAGACATGAATATTGCACATATTAGAGTGAAGAGATTTTTAATGATGATGCCAGGTAATTTCTGtccttttacaaaataaaaataaaaacttatgTCAGGAGTCTGTATGAAGTTTTGACTGAGTAGGTTTTGTGTTGGTGTTGTGCAGGAACATGAATTTTCCTTCAAAATACAAGATCCCAActcatcaaataaaaatagatttgcATGAGAAAGGAATTCCAAAAACATTTACACTTATTCACActtatttcagttttctgtaCCTGTGTTTTGGAGTGTGTGGATGTACTGAAtgtgaccagcagggggaggCATCAGCCTGCTGGTCACAAACAGAGAACTGGCCTGAAAAGGCTTCTCATGCAAACAGATGGAGAAAGTGGAATGACTGCGAGTAATACTGAAACCATcattgttgtgtgtctctgtttgtgtgttactaACACAAATCAGGTGTCAGTCTTCCTCCCGTCTGAGCTTCACTGAGCTAATATCACACACATGCTGTGAGGACAAATCACAGGAAGCATCACACATGCTCCCAAAACGTGTCCAAATGTTCTTGAATTAATTAAGATTACGAGTTAATACGGAAAAATCACACGCACGGCTCAGAATAGCGACTTTGCACATTGAGTATCTGCATCAGGGGCGTAGGCGTCTGAGAACGACGCCAGCCCTCGGCCCTCGTGCCTCCCTCACAGGCCCCCAGGACATCAGCGTAAGCACAGCCTCTGCCTGCACACAGGGGCCCCGGCTGCCAGACAGCTCTGAGCCGCGCATTTAGCTGTTTACATGCTCTGTCAGTCACAGAGACGGGAGATGCGTCAATCCTCTCCTGGTAGAAACAGAGAGCACATTCTGACGGGGAGACTTCCACCATGAAAGATGTTTTAAAGGCAGTGAAGGccggagaggggaggagggagaaagagagagagagggagaaactcTCATACTGATTTCAAGGACTAACAACCTGTTCAC
This genomic window contains:
- the c19h2orf42 gene encoding uncharacterized protein C2orf42 homolog isoform X2, with translation METEVTVSSSSSGVTPSAPQTLTTPANLAAKQRDGRKSSSTTPSFLSNLGRATLRGIRKCPQCGVYNGTRGLSCKNKACGVSLRNASAGGRTRKKCAVEVVKVIIDSEERVGKERDGGGVLGGGSGGGVQVFSVCHRGRGATATQLGFVELVPTDTAIATGDGATLLTRINLGRCFLPSCRQGQRSNQGEAESGAANSKQSSDSLCVHIKQAIECQSRATPLTLKSSVLEGLQASIQAREELWRLATESPGPLVQRVSKDTLVVKCHTDSHHPLGLLHLTVGAAGLSEVSKSERKGREMQQHSFFHCACQISSSSSSSSRRNKPGVDGAGGASSFHSPPSSATPQPCLHFYACVCAFASDEKLAADFAPFIGYTPSAVQQSSPSGSAGHSEKPLQHQAEVASSHHKAKKVRLEESLSGGSQVVDERTVTLGFHQWLASVTERIHQTMHYQFDGKPQPLVYHIPQEFFNALQQRLSLGSKKRRLPNFTTASVRNDGLPLGSFSKYTWHITNLVQVKRLFDTPELPLEVYQSFVKNIDGSYSRFRCPEPLPEPELPEGYRTDRPQAIRPMELRTFLKVGPGMSADQKEASPFVIEWIPEVLPRCQMGELRISFEFGHQKSGQPESQCEKICMPEKGARNKSESTQLKHSKAVDVLQVVV
- the c19h2orf42 gene encoding uncharacterized protein C2orf42 homolog isoform X1, whose product is METEVTVSSSSSGVTPSAPQTLTTPANLAAKQRDGRKSSSTTPSFLSNLGRATLRGIRKCPQCGVYNGTRGLSCKNKACGVSLRNASAGGRTRKKCAVEVVKVIIDSEERVGKERDGGGVLGGGSGGGVQVFSVCHRGRGATATQLGFVELVPTDTAIATGDGATLLTRINLGRCFLPSCRQGQRSNQGEAESGAANSKQSSDSLCVHIKQAIECQSRATPLTLKSSVLEGLQASIQAREELWRLATESPGPLVQRVSKDTLVVKCHTDSHHPLGLLHLTVGAAGLSEVSKSERKGREMQQHSFFHCACQISSSSSSSSRRNKPGVDGAGGASSFHSPPSSATPQPCLHFYACVCAFASDEKLAADFAPFIGYTPSAVQQSSPSGSAGHSEKPLQHQAEVASSHHKAKKVRLEESLSAPPASGSGREGASASSLRRAGQRRTPQWAGGLKVSGGSQVVDERTVTLGFHQWLASVTERIHQTMHYQFDGKPQPLVYHIPQEFFNALQQRLSLGSKKRRLPNFTTASVRNDGLPLGSFSKYTWHITNLVQVKRLFDTPELPLEVYQSFVKNIDGSYSRFRCPEPLPEPELPEGYRTDRPQAIRPMELRTFLKVGPGMSADQKEASPFVIEWIPEVLPRCQMGELRISFEFGHQKSGQPESQCEKICMPEKGARNKSESTQLKHSKAVDVLQVVV